A portion of the Natronococcus sp. AD-5 genome contains these proteins:
- a CDS encoding CBS domain-containing protein, producing the protein MEDIFVARVMSTDLQTVTPETLVEDAGRVMLERNVGSVIVVDEENQLKGILTTTDFVNIVAESHPKAETSVSRYMSTDVVTASAQDGIRDAADLMIEHGFHHLPVVDEDEGVIGMVTTTDLASYLSRVKSPSPKS; encoded by the coding sequence ATGGAGGACATTTTCGTCGCTCGAGTGATGTCGACGGACCTGCAGACCGTGACGCCCGAGACGCTCGTCGAAGACGCGGGACGGGTGATGCTCGAACGCAACGTCGGCTCAGTCATCGTCGTCGACGAGGAGAACCAGCTCAAGGGGATCCTGACGACGACCGACTTCGTCAACATCGTCGCCGAGAGTCACCCGAAGGCCGAGACCTCGGTGTCGCGGTACATGAGCACGGACGTCGTCACGGCGTCCGCACAGGACGGCATCCGCGACGCGGCCGACCTCATGATCGAACACGGCTTCCACCACCTGCCCGTCGTCGACGAGGACGAGGGCGTCATCGGTATGGTGACGACGACGGACCTGGCTTCCTACCTCTCGCGCGTGAAATCGCCCAGCCCGAAGTCGTAA
- a CDS encoding S8 family peptidase codes for MKRRTFITASGASLGTLALGPSTTAADSTRRFLVDRSSLRNEDEVEVVHELSPVDLLAVRATESTLEDAGAAYAPDIRVDPTGYRPARQSRVEYPGEGEELFQYQWDKRDQGIPEAHEITRGEDARVAIIDTGIATGHPDLRDQVNLELSKSFADDEYGVGEPYGGTHGTHVAGIVGASDGTDAGVVGSAPGAELVDLRVFGPSLESTDRGEVPPAYWGDTYMGTVLAALVYAAEIGCDVANLSLGWTWTMRTEGWGKFWGKAHQRVGRYASRQGTLHTHASGNWGESLQFNQDETDSSQTAGGITTSATGPIGFDPETGEYDEPPHAPSTYTTHGVGAIDLAAPGGSAGDSTYDDVVNAIAIPAFDDDGEYQGAEYGYGWLAGTSMAAPQVAGAAALVKGTNRRYNANQVKNTLHRVASRPDEYERKYYGRGGYLDTLAAVED; via the coding sequence ATGAAACGACGAACCTTCATCACGGCAAGCGGTGCATCGCTCGGGACACTGGCGCTCGGTCCGTCGACGACCGCGGCGGATTCGACCCGCCGATTCCTCGTCGATCGCTCGAGCCTTCGGAACGAGGACGAGGTCGAGGTCGTCCACGAGCTATCGCCCGTCGACCTCCTCGCGGTCCGGGCGACGGAGTCGACGCTCGAGGACGCGGGAGCGGCGTACGCACCCGATATCCGAGTCGATCCGACGGGGTACCGTCCAGCGCGGCAGAGTCGCGTCGAGTACCCCGGGGAAGGGGAGGAGCTGTTCCAGTACCAGTGGGACAAGCGGGACCAGGGAATTCCGGAGGCCCACGAGATCACCCGCGGCGAGGACGCCCGCGTCGCGATCATCGATACGGGGATCGCGACGGGCCACCCCGATCTGAGGGACCAGGTCAACCTCGAGCTCTCGAAGAGCTTCGCCGACGACGAGTACGGCGTCGGCGAACCCTACGGCGGGACCCACGGAACGCACGTGGCGGGAATCGTCGGTGCGAGCGACGGGACCGACGCCGGCGTCGTCGGCTCGGCACCCGGCGCGGAGCTCGTCGACCTGCGCGTCTTCGGGCCGTCCCTCGAGAGTACGGATCGAGGGGAGGTCCCGCCGGCGTACTGGGGCGACACCTACATGGGCACGGTGCTGGCGGCGCTCGTGTACGCCGCCGAGATCGGCTGCGACGTCGCCAACCTCAGCCTCGGCTGGACGTGGACGATGCGAACCGAGGGCTGGGGCAAATTCTGGGGGAAGGCCCACCAGCGCGTCGGGCGGTACGCGAGTCGGCAGGGAACCCTCCACACCCACGCGTCCGGCAACTGGGGCGAGAGCCTCCAGTTCAACCAGGACGAGACGGACTCCTCGCAAACCGCCGGCGGAATCACGACGAGCGCCACGGGACCGATCGGCTTCGATCCCGAGACCGGGGAGTACGACGAACCGCCGCACGCTCCGTCGACGTACACGACGCACGGCGTCGGCGCGATCGACCTCGCAGCCCCAGGCGGGAGCGCTGGCGACTCCACGTACGACGACGTCGTGAACGCGATCGCGATCCCGGCGTTCGACGACGACGGCGAGTACCAGGGTGCCGAGTACGGCTACGGCTGGCTGGCGGGCACCTCGATGGCGGCCCCGCAGGTCGCGGGCGCCGCCGCGCTCGTGAAGGGCACCAACCGGCGGTACAACGCGAATCAGGTGAAAAACACCTTACACCGCGTCGCGTCGAGGCCCGACGAGTACGAGCGCAAGTACTACGGCCGCGGCGGCTACCTCGACACCCTGGCTGCGGTGGAAGACTAG
- a CDS encoding DolP-mannose mannosyltransferase has product MSIRSRLRPHFGWITIVGPIVAASFIVGFLIIAWARYMNGDTATIATDPALFQHTGWYILEGGVPYVDVWDVNPPVPFGIAAVLAVLSGGDMVVLHALSVALTMGITAASMLLVGWLARFLTENDAAAVAASLTMLVVPGLFVLPSEGIRSQFYALFFGVLALILALRDRPFLAGALAALSAGSWQPGGVFALLVVGMAYQRAGAKNAVWTVAGGGLVTGVVVLALGATGALIPMIVQAIVAPLVAGSPSTLTEHFYRVLITLGYGSVLLPVALYGWGYAIVHDFRDRWWIPAGGVLLTFQMLFINLDGSTDAALWLAFVALGVAIAVERATARWSVAEETVTEDRGHDATGTTRHRLFVALVMGLLIFSGTDWYVNSSSTKSTLQTLEEEAGVDEDLPISPEDGDVPSMQTIYWEQMEPEVCHYRLSWKEVRWIAITGGDLDRQECGSWPT; this is encoded by the coding sequence ATGTCCATACGTTCACGGCTCCGGCCACACTTCGGTTGGATAACTATCGTTGGTCCGATCGTCGCCGCCTCGTTTATCGTCGGATTCCTCATCATCGCATGGGCCAGGTACATGAACGGCGACACGGCGACGATCGCAACCGACCCGGCGCTCTTCCAGCACACGGGCTGGTACATCCTCGAGGGTGGCGTGCCGTACGTCGACGTCTGGGACGTGAACCCGCCCGTACCGTTCGGTATCGCGGCCGTTCTCGCCGTTCTCTCCGGCGGGGATATGGTCGTTCTGCACGCCCTCAGCGTAGCGCTCACGATGGGTATCACCGCCGCGAGTATGCTACTCGTCGGGTGGCTCGCACGCTTCCTAACCGAAAACGACGCGGCGGCGGTTGCTGCCAGCCTCACGATGCTCGTCGTTCCGGGGCTCTTCGTCCTCCCCTCGGAGGGGATTCGATCACAGTTTTACGCGCTCTTTTTCGGCGTTCTCGCGCTCATCCTCGCTCTCCGCGATCGGCCGTTTCTCGCCGGAGCCCTCGCGGCGCTCAGCGCCGGTTCCTGGCAACCGGGTGGCGTCTTCGCGCTATTAGTCGTGGGAATGGCGTATCAGCGGGCCGGAGCGAAAAACGCGGTCTGGACCGTCGCGGGCGGCGGTCTCGTGACCGGCGTCGTCGTTCTCGCGCTCGGAGCGACCGGTGCGCTCATCCCCATGATCGTGCAAGCGATCGTCGCGCCGCTGGTGGCCGGCTCGCCGTCCACCCTGACCGAACACTTTTATAGGGTACTGATCACGCTCGGGTACGGTTCGGTGCTCCTCCCGGTGGCGCTGTACGGTTGGGGATACGCCATCGTCCACGATTTCCGGGACCGATGGTGGATCCCGGCGGGTGGCGTGCTACTCACCTTCCAGATGCTGTTCATCAATTTGGACGGGTCGACGGATGCAGCCCTCTGGCTCGCCTTCGTCGCGCTCGGTGTCGCCATCGCTGTTGAACGCGCGACCGCTCGATGGTCGGTCGCAGAAGAGACGGTCACGGAAGACCGCGGTCACGATGCGACCGGGACGACCCGTCACCGCCTGTTCGTCGCCCTCGTCATGGGGCTACTCATCTTCTCTGGAACGGATTGGTACGTTAACTCGTCGTCGACGAAGTCGACGCTTCAGACGCTGGAAGAGGAGGCTGGCGTCGACGAGGATCTCCCGATTTCACCGGAGGACGGTGACGTTCCGTCGATGCAGACGATCTACTGGGAACAGATGGAACCGGAGGTCTGCCATTATCGGTTGAGCTGGAAGGAAGTGCGGTGGATCGCGATAACCGGCGGCGACTTAGACAGACAAGAGTGCGGTTCGTGGCCGACCTGA
- a CDS encoding rhomboid family intramembrane serine protease, giving the protein MPRRSRSRPASRPDEQSDSSDPLVDLLVIFAVVYVLQALTDAAGAMIGLFVLAPPLVDNPWTIVTSVYAHAGLDHLVSNSVALILFGWPVARATTRLRFHTFVLVTGSLAGVSQILITGALASTPFVGVAPTEGVLGASGAVFALLGYLLASNRLSSAFASVIDVSQWVTLGVFLVLAAIVTLATAQPGVALIAHFTGFLVGLLAGRAGALETRSRRSRSASTV; this is encoded by the coding sequence ATGCCGAGACGATCGCGTTCGCGGCCCGCCTCGCGCCCCGACGAGCAGTCCGACTCGAGCGACCCGCTCGTCGACCTGCTGGTGATCTTCGCCGTCGTCTACGTGCTCCAGGCGCTCACCGACGCCGCCGGCGCGATGATCGGGCTGTTCGTCCTCGCGCCGCCACTCGTAGACAACCCGTGGACGATCGTCACGAGCGTCTACGCCCACGCCGGCCTCGACCACCTCGTCTCGAACAGCGTCGCGCTGATCCTGTTCGGCTGGCCGGTCGCTCGAGCGACGACCCGACTTCGCTTTCACACCTTCGTTCTCGTCACCGGTTCGCTCGCGGGCGTCTCCCAGATTCTCATCACGGGTGCGCTCGCGTCGACTCCGTTCGTCGGGGTCGCGCCGACCGAGGGAGTGCTCGGCGCCAGCGGGGCCGTCTTCGCCCTGCTCGGCTACCTGCTGGCCTCGAACCGGCTCTCGTCGGCGTTCGCTTCGGTCATCGACGTTTCACAGTGGGTCACGCTGGGGGTCTTCCTCGTGCTCGCCGCGATCGTCACCCTGGCGACGGCCCAGCCGGGCGTCGCCCTGATCGCCCACTTCACCGGCTTCCTGGTGGGTTTGCTGGCGGGCCGTGCCGGCGCGCTCGAGACGCGGTCGCGGCGCTCGCGGAGCGCGTCGACGGTTTGA
- the rpsJ gene encoding 30S ribosomal protein S10: MQQARVRLAGTSPDDLDDICDDVREIANNTGVNLSGPIPLPTKTLEVPTRKSPDGEGTATWEHWEMRVHKRLIDLDADERALRQLMRIQVPNDVSIEIVLED, translated from the coding sequence ATGCAGCAGGCACGCGTTCGACTCGCGGGTACGAGTCCAGACGACCTCGACGACATCTGTGACGACGTCCGCGAGATTGCGAACAACACCGGCGTCAACCTGAGCGGTCCGATCCCGCTGCCGACGAAGACCCTCGAGGTGCCGACCCGGAAGTCGCCTGACGGCGAGGGCACCGCCACGTGGGAGCACTGGGAGATGCGCGTCCACAAGCGCCTGATCGATCTGGACGCCGACGAACGCGCACTCCGACAGCTCATGCGCATCCAGGTGCCGAACGACGTCTCGATCGAGATCGTCCTCGAAGACTGA
- the tuf gene encoding translation elongation factor EF-1 subunit alpha, producing MSEDKPHQNLAIIGHVDHGKSTLVGRLLYETGSVPEHVIEQHREEAEEKGKGGFEFAYVMDNLAEERERGVTIDIAHQEFDTDDYYFTIVDCPGHRDFVKNMITGASQADNAVLVVAADDGVAPQTQEHVFLARTLGIDELIVGVNKMDVVDYKESTYDEVVEEVSQLLKQVQFNTEDASFIPISAFEGDNIAEASDNTSWYDGETLLESLNDLPEPEPPTDAPLRLPIQDVYTISGIGTVPVGRIETGVMNVGDNVSFQPSDVGGEVKTIEMHHEEVPKAEPGDNVGFNVRGIGKDDIRRGDVCGPADEPPSVAETFQAQIVVMQHPSVITAGYTPVFHAHTAQVACTIESIDKKMDPSSGEVAEENPDFIQSGDAAVVTIRPQKPLSIEPSSEIPELGSFAIRDMGQTIAAGKVLDVNEK from the coding sequence ATGAGCGAAGACAAACCCCACCAGAACCTGGCCATCATCGGTCACGTTGACCACGGGAAGAGTACGCTCGTGGGCCGACTCCTCTACGAGACGGGGAGCGTCCCGGAGCACGTCATCGAACAGCACCGCGAAGAAGCCGAAGAGAAGGGCAAGGGCGGATTCGAGTTCGCCTACGTGATGGACAACCTCGCCGAGGAGCGAGAGCGCGGTGTCACCATCGACATCGCCCACCAGGAGTTCGACACCGACGATTACTACTTCACGATCGTCGACTGTCCCGGCCACCGCGACTTCGTCAAGAACATGATCACCGGCGCGAGCCAGGCCGACAACGCCGTCCTCGTCGTCGCCGCCGACGACGGCGTCGCACCCCAGACTCAGGAGCACGTCTTCCTGGCCCGCACGCTGGGTATCGACGAGCTCATCGTCGGCGTCAACAAGATGGACGTCGTCGACTACAAGGAGTCCACCTACGACGAAGTCGTCGAGGAGGTCTCGCAGCTGCTCAAGCAGGTCCAGTTCAACACCGAAGACGCCTCGTTCATCCCGATCTCGGCGTTCGAGGGCGACAACATCGCCGAGGCCTCCGACAACACGTCGTGGTACGACGGCGAAACCCTGCTCGAGTCCCTGAACGACCTGCCGGAGCCGGAGCCGCCGACGGACGCGCCGCTTCGCCTCCCGATCCAGGACGTTTACACGATCTCCGGCATCGGTACCGTCCCCGTCGGACGTATCGAGACCGGCGTCATGAACGTCGGCGACAACGTCTCCTTCCAGCCCAGCGACGTGGGCGGCGAAGTGAAGACGATCGAGATGCACCACGAGGAGGTCCCGAAGGCCGAACCCGGTGACAACGTCGGATTCAACGTCCGCGGCATCGGCAAGGACGACATCCGCCGCGGCGACGTCTGTGGTCCTGCGGACGAGCCGCCGAGCGTCGCCGAGACGTTCCAGGCCCAGATCGTCGTCATGCAGCACCCCTCGGTCATCACCGCCGGCTACACCCCGGTGTTCCACGCCCACACCGCACAGGTCGCCTGTACGATCGAGTCCATCGACAAGAAGATGGACCCCTCGAGCGGCGAGGTCGCCGAGGAGAACCCCGACTTCATCCAGTCGGGTGACGCTGCTGTGGTCACCATCCGACCGCAGAAGCCCCTCAGCATCGAGCCGTCCAGCGAGATCCCCGAACTCGGGAGCTTCGCCATCCGCGACATGGGTCAGACCATCGCGGCCGGTAAGGTCCTCGACGTCAACGAGAAATAA
- a CDS encoding homoserine dehydrogenase, which produces MRLAILGAGDVGRSVAELAGEYGHEVVALADSSDAAIDPYGIDVDGALERKLGDEPVGPDDPTAVFETDYDVLVEATPTTLGDAEPGFTHVKRALEADRHVVLANKGPVAERYEELRALEAESDGSVRFEATVGGAIPVLSTVEDSTPQAVTAVRGVLNGTANFILTRMAAEGLDYEHVLAEAQDLGVAEADPTFDVDGTDAALKFVILANVLAEGGFSLEDATVEGIQDIPGSALDLAAEDGRTIRLIGEASRDGVRVGPRLVPENGALAVTGTRNIVQIETKHAGSLHNSGRGAGGPETATAVLSDVGRLPKR; this is translated from the coding sequence ATGCGACTCGCGATCCTCGGCGCCGGCGACGTCGGGCGATCGGTCGCCGAACTCGCCGGCGAGTACGGCCACGAGGTCGTCGCACTCGCGGACTCGAGCGACGCCGCGATCGATCCCTACGGCATCGACGTCGACGGGGCGCTCGAGCGCAAACTCGGCGACGAACCCGTCGGTCCGGACGACCCGACGGCGGTCTTCGAGACCGACTACGACGTCCTCGTGGAGGCGACGCCGACGACGCTCGGGGACGCCGAACCGGGCTTTACGCACGTGAAACGCGCGCTCGAGGCCGACCGACACGTCGTCCTGGCGAACAAAGGCCCCGTCGCCGAACGGTACGAAGAACTGCGGGCGCTCGAGGCCGAGAGCGACGGATCGGTCCGGTTCGAGGCGACCGTCGGCGGCGCGATCCCCGTGCTCTCGACCGTCGAGGACTCGACGCCGCAGGCCGTCACCGCGGTCCGGGGCGTGCTCAACGGGACCGCGAACTTCATCCTCACGCGGATGGCCGCCGAGGGACTGGACTACGAACACGTCCTCGCGGAAGCCCAGGACTTAGGCGTCGCGGAGGCCGATCCGACGTTCGACGTCGACGGCACCGACGCCGCGCTCAAGTTCGTCATCCTCGCGAACGTGCTGGCCGAGGGCGGGTTCTCGCTCGAGGACGCGACGGTCGAGGGGATCCAGGACATTCCCGGCAGCGCGCTCGACCTCGCCGCCGAGGACGGCCGGACGATCCGGCTCATCGGCGAGGCGTCTCGAGACGGCGTTCGCGTCGGTCCGCGCCTCGTCCCCGAAAACGGGGCGCTCGCCGTGACGGGAACGCGCAACATCGTCCAGATCGAGACGAAACACGCCGGCAGTCTCCACAACAGCGGCCGCGGTGCGGGCGGTCCGGAAACGGCGACCGCGGTGTTATCCGACGTCGGACGACTGCCGAAGCGATAG
- a CDS encoding amino acid-binding protein, whose protein sequence is MADEPAEDEAETDGGVRAYTVRLELVDEPGELLRALAPIADNGGNLLSIHHERGNITPRGHIPVEVDLESPPDRFDDIVEGLRDAGVNVIQAGAEHYGEEISVVLIGHLVENDLSETLSRIEDEADAVVQDLSLAAPDGTDATSSARLRLAIDSGRSDRVFEVVRSIGADKDLTVVEPLLGGEA, encoded by the coding sequence ATGGCTGACGAGCCCGCCGAGGACGAAGCCGAGACGGACGGCGGCGTTCGTGCCTACACCGTCCGTCTCGAACTCGTCGACGAACCCGGCGAGTTACTTCGCGCGCTCGCGCCCATCGCGGACAACGGCGGCAATCTCCTGAGTATTCACCACGAGCGCGGAAACATCACACCTCGCGGACACATCCCGGTCGAGGTCGACCTCGAGAGTCCCCCGGACCGGTTCGACGACATCGTCGAGGGGCTCCGCGACGCCGGCGTCAACGTCATCCAGGCCGGCGCCGAGCATTACGGGGAGGAGATCAGCGTCGTCCTGATCGGGCACCTCGTCGAGAACGATCTCTCGGAGACGCTCTCGCGGATCGAGGACGAGGCCGACGCCGTCGTCCAGGATCTCTCGCTGGCCGCGCCCGACGGCACCGACGCGACCTCGAGCGCCCGACTTCGGCTCGCGATCGACTCCGGCCGGTCCGACCGAGTGTTCGAAGTCGTCCGATCGATCGGCGCGGACAAGGATCTCACCGTCGTCGAACCGCTGCTCGGAGGTGAGGCCTGA
- a CDS encoding NifU family protein, whose protein sequence is MTDSEDAPLKERVEAWLTREMPIIQMHGGTSAVRKADPDDGEVVIELGGGCKGCSVGDITTSNIEAELLTWPEIDEVTVRIPDARESLGGPEQAESIMGIDRTEGGRGDWGSSNPGEDHL, encoded by the coding sequence ATGACTGACTCCGAGGACGCACCGCTCAAGGAGCGAGTCGAGGCGTGGCTCACGCGGGAAATGCCGATCATCCAGATGCACGGGGGGACCAGCGCGGTTCGGAAGGCCGATCCGGACGACGGCGAGGTCGTCATCGAACTCGGCGGCGGCTGCAAGGGCTGTTCGGTCGGCGACATCACGACGAGTAACATCGAGGCCGAACTCCTCACGTGGCCCGAAATCGACGAGGTCACGGTTCGCATCCCGGACGCCCGCGAGAGCCTCGGCGGGCCCGAGCAGGCCGAGTCGATCATGGGGATCGATCGAACCGAAGGGGGCCGCGGCGACTGGGGGTCGTCGAACCCCGGAGAAGACCACCTCTGA
- a CDS encoding LVIVD repeat-containing protein, giving the protein MRRRTLLRAGVVAGTALSIPGAGSASVAAATRQDSYEPLGRVSVDGATEAVVGDAGNVAYLAVADGFATVDVSDPAEPTILAEERGLEADDRPLTDILDVDVDGDRLALVGPAHGTARDVFHGFVVYDVSDPETPEPVTDPYETGYHIHNCYLEDDLLFVVANDEDENPLVIFDVGDGVEEVGRWSLLDREPGWRDVFWRARYNHDVYVRDGIAYVAHWDPGTYLLDVSDPTEPEYVSHVSGTDLEFALLLEGEEAQFGLPGNDHYSAVDDAGDLLAVGREAWATGGDEPDGPGGIDLYDVSDPAEPEFQSSIDAPAAADETYEGGLWTTAHNFEIRGGRLYASWYQGGVTIHDVGDPVNPEELAGWRDPAEAAFWTARVAEPGETFVASSTEMVPNTTIEGALYTFPIEAGEQADPPSLTDPGELETDADEDEAENGTTDGGTSEDADADADTIPGFTAVGAAGAAGGAVALEWLRRRRDGRR; this is encoded by the coding sequence ATGCGCCGGAGAACCCTCCTTCGAGCGGGCGTCGTCGCCGGAACTGCCCTGTCGATTCCGGGGGCGGGTTCCGCGTCGGTCGCCGCGGCCACACGGCAGGATTCGTACGAACCGCTCGGTCGCGTATCCGTCGACGGCGCCACCGAGGCCGTCGTCGGCGACGCCGGTAACGTCGCCTACCTCGCCGTCGCCGACGGGTTCGCGACCGTCGACGTCAGCGACCCCGCCGAACCGACGATCCTCGCCGAGGAACGGGGACTCGAGGCCGACGACCGCCCGTTGACCGATATCCTCGACGTGGACGTCGACGGCGACCGGCTGGCGCTCGTCGGGCCGGCCCACGGGACCGCCAGGGACGTCTTTCACGGGTTCGTCGTCTACGACGTGAGCGATCCGGAAACCCCCGAACCGGTAACCGACCCCTACGAAACGGGGTATCACATTCACAACTGCTATCTCGAGGACGATCTCTTGTTCGTCGTCGCGAACGACGAGGACGAGAACCCGCTCGTGATCTTCGACGTCGGCGACGGCGTCGAGGAGGTCGGCCGCTGGTCGCTGCTCGATCGCGAACCCGGCTGGCGCGACGTCTTCTGGCGCGCTCGGTACAACCACGACGTCTACGTCCGGGACGGGATCGCTTACGTCGCCCACTGGGACCCCGGCACGTACCTGCTCGACGTGAGCGACCCGACCGAGCCCGAGTACGTCTCGCACGTGAGCGGAACCGACCTCGAGTTCGCGTTGCTCCTCGAGGGCGAGGAGGCCCAGTTCGGGTTGCCGGGTAACGACCACTACTCGGCGGTCGACGACGCCGGCGACCTGCTGGCGGTCGGCCGGGAGGCGTGGGCGACCGGCGGCGACGAACCGGACGGACCGGGGGGAATCGACCTCTACGACGTGAGCGATCCGGCGGAGCCGGAATTCCAGTCGTCGATCGACGCGCCCGCGGCGGCGGACGAAACGTACGAGGGCGGGCTGTGGACGACGGCGCACAACTTCGAAATCCGGGGCGGTCGACTCTACGCCTCGTGGTACCAGGGCGGCGTGACGATCCACGACGTAGGCGACCCCGTCAATCCGGAGGAACTGGCCGGGTGGCGCGACCCCGCGGAGGCGGCGTTCTGGACCGCACGCGTCGCCGAGCCCGGCGAAACGTTCGTCGCGAGTAGTACGGAGATGGTTCCGAACACGACCATCGAGGGAGCGCTGTACACCTTCCCGATCGAGGCCGGCGAGCAGGCGGATCCGCCGTCGTTGACCGATCCCGGGGAACTCGAGACCGACGCCGACGAAGACGAGGCTGAGAACGGAACCACCGACGGCGGAACGAGCGAGGACGCGGACGCAGACGCCGATACTATTCCAGGGTTCACCGCGGTCGGGGCCGCCGGCGCTGCCGGCGGCGCGGTCGCGCTCGAGTGGCTGCGCCGGCGCCGCGACGGCCGGCGCTGA
- a CDS encoding ROK family protein codes for MVYYAGVDLGATNVRAAVAEDDGTTIGISRSGTPRGPTGIDVTEGVLRTLREACGDAGIAPKEIVSVGIGSIGPFDLAEGAVIDPANLPDSIDRIPLTGPIEKLVDSDEVYLHNDTAAGVIGERFHASRNPDDMVYITISSGIGAGVCCDGEILAGWDGNAGEVGHCVVDPRGRLTCGCGHDGHWEAYCSGNAIPDFARLLNDDDPTISTDLPLEGPEFTAKDVFEMAGEDELADYVIDQLAHWNAIGVTNIVQSFAPIVVSFGGAVALHNEELVVDPIRERVSEMLLNNVPEFHVTDYGDDVVLEGAIASALTEGTGDRKRMRS; via the coding sequence ATGGTCTACTATGCGGGCGTCGATCTCGGCGCGACGAACGTCCGAGCGGCCGTCGCTGAGGACGACGGAACGACGATCGGGATCAGCCGCAGCGGGACCCCCCGGGGACCCACCGGGATCGACGTGACCGAAGGCGTTCTCCGGACGCTTCGCGAGGCATGCGGTGACGCTGGTATCGCTCCGAAAGAGATCGTCTCCGTGGGAATCGGTTCGATCGGCCCGTTCGACCTCGCGGAGGGCGCGGTGATCGATCCGGCGAACCTCCCCGACTCGATCGACCGGATTCCGCTGACGGGCCCCATCGAGAAACTCGTCGACAGCGACGAGGTCTATCTCCACAACGACACCGCTGCCGGGGTTATCGGCGAGCGGTTCCACGCCTCGCGCAACCCCGACGATATGGTCTACATCACGATCTCCTCCGGGATCGGCGCCGGCGTCTGTTGCGACGGCGAGATCCTCGCCGGCTGGGACGGCAACGCCGGCGAGGTCGGCCACTGCGTCGTCGATCCGCGCGGCCGGCTGACCTGCGGCTGCGGCCACGACGGCCACTGGGAGGCCTACTGCTCGGGCAACGCCATCCCCGACTTCGCCCGACTGCTCAACGACGACGATCCGACTATTTCGACGGATCTGCCGCTCGAGGGCCCCGAGTTCACTGCCAAGGACGTCTTCGAGATGGCCGGCGAGGACGAACTGGCCGACTACGTGATCGACCAGCTCGCTCACTGGAACGCCATCGGCGTCACCAACATCGTCCAGTCGTTCGCGCCGATCGTCGTCTCCTTCGGCGGCGCCGTCGCCCTCCACAACGAGGAACTGGTCGTCGATCCGATCCGCGAGCGCGTCTCCGAGATGCTGTTGAACAACGTTCCCGAGTTCCACGTCACCGACTACGGCGACGACGTCGTCCTCGAGGGTGCGATCGCGAGCGCCCTGACCGAGGGGACGGGCGACAGAAAACGGATGCGAAGCTGA
- a CDS encoding universal stress protein has protein sequence MTLQTILLAVGPGDADRTDELAETVIEVAEPSDATVVLAHVFTDDEYEEVLDNLEMNADSDQIRPDEVASRHSTIRNLQSELDEEGIDYDVRGAIGDHGPTIVELATGVAADRVVVGGRRRSPTGKAVFGSTAQEVLLSSPCPVTFVRSAE, from the coding sequence ATGACACTCCAGACGATCCTGCTCGCCGTCGGTCCCGGCGACGCCGACCGTACAGACGAACTCGCCGAGACGGTCATCGAAGTGGCCGAACCGTCCGACGCGACGGTCGTTCTCGCCCACGTCTTCACGGACGACGAGTACGAGGAGGTCCTCGACAACCTCGAGATGAACGCCGACAGCGACCAGATTCGCCCCGACGAGGTCGCGTCTCGCCACTCGACGATCAGAAACCTGCAAAGCGAACTCGACGAAGAGGGAATCGACTACGACGTTCGCGGCGCGATCGGCGACCACGGGCCGACGATCGTCGAACTCGCGACCGGGGTCGCCGCCGACCGGGTCGTCGTCGGCGGCCGCCGTCGCTCGCCGACCGGGAAGGCGGTCTTCGGCTCGACCGCACAGGAGGTCCTGCTCTCCTCGCCCTGCCCGGTGACGTTCGTCCGGAGCGCGGAGTAG